A genomic segment from Desulfonatronum lacustre DSM 10312 encodes:
- a CDS encoding 4Fe-4S dicluster domain-containing protein — translation MAEAKFIANDKLTAWLDELSATMRVLAPARQGDAVVFVPYVAGQNVELGQEATAPPKSTVFPASEDLLRYDYRKNPENLGQVDVELFPTITPEPTLVFGSRPCGARGFLIFDRVYDGAKYKDPYYLARREATLFATIACLKAENACFCHSVGSAPGDAAGSDLLLTPMDDGYVVEAVSKKGEALLGSSLFTAGKKKAGQAKKLREQALKDMGEPQDFGPAKDKLLALFDDMGFWEDVSAKCISCGACTYLCPTCYCFNITDENAGLTGRRVRSWDNCMSFQFTLEASGHNPRPTKAHRLKNRVGHKFSYYPALHEGIIACCGCGRCIKSCPVSVDIREIVTKAMAHQPPAVEEAAK, via the coding sequence ATGGCCGAGGCCAAATTCATAGCAAACGACAAGCTGACGGCCTGGCTGGACGAATTGTCCGCGACCATGCGGGTGCTCGCTCCGGCCAGGCAAGGCGACGCGGTGGTCTTTGTCCCGTATGTCGCGGGCCAAAATGTGGAATTGGGACAAGAGGCAACGGCCCCGCCCAAAAGCACCGTCTTTCCGGCCAGCGAGGATCTGCTGCGCTACGACTACCGCAAGAACCCGGAAAACCTGGGTCAGGTGGACGTGGAACTGTTTCCGACCATCACTCCGGAACCGACCTTGGTTTTCGGTTCCCGGCCCTGCGGCGCTCGGGGATTCCTGATTTTCGACCGGGTCTACGACGGCGCGAAGTATAAAGATCCGTATTATCTGGCCCGCAGGGAAGCCACCCTTTTCGCGACGATTGCCTGCCTGAAGGCGGAGAACGCCTGTTTTTGTCACAGCGTGGGCTCCGCTCCGGGGGACGCCGCGGGTTCGGACCTGCTCCTGACGCCCATGGACGACGGGTACGTGGTGGAGGCGGTCAGCAAGAAGGGTGAAGCGTTGCTGGGCAGTTCCCTGTTCACGGCCGGGAAGAAAAAAGCCGGACAGGCCAAGAAGCTGCGGGAGCAGGCCCTGAAGGACATGGGCGAACCGCAAGACTTCGGCCCGGCCAAGGACAAGCTGTTGGCGCTGTTCGACGACATGGGCTTCTGGGAGGATGTCTCGGCCAAGTGTATCAGTTGCGGGGCCTGCACCTATCTTTGCCCGACCTGTTACTGCTTCAACATCACCGACGAAAACGCCGGGCTGACCGGTCGACGGGTGCGGTCCTGGGACAACTGCATGTCCTTTCAGTTCACCCTGGAAGCCAGCGGCCACAATCCCCGGCCCACCAAGGCCCATCGCCTGAAGAACCGGGTCGGGCACAAGTTCAGCTATTACCCGGCCCTGCATGAGGGGATCATCGCCTGTTGCGGCTGCGGCCGGTGCATCAAGAGTTGTCCCGTGAGCGTGGACATCCGGGAAATCGTGACCAAAGCCATGGCCCATCAACCACCGGCTGTCGAGGAGGCCGCGAAATGA
- a CDS encoding FAD/NAD(P)-binding protein: MTENPKQSPLTANPYLPEIGTIIETIQETHNIKTFRIVLGSEERMQNFHYEPGQVGQLSVFGIGESTFVINSPPTRKEYLQFSVMRAGEVTTKLHSLSKGDRIGVRAPLGNHFPYESMKGKDVVFIGGGIGMAPLRTLLLFMLDNREDYGKISVLYGARSPQDMAFSYELPEWLERKDMETVLTIDREAEGWEHKVGLIPNVLLEMAPKPKKAVAVTCGPPIMIKFTLQALKKLGFKDDQIVTTLEKRMKCGVGICGRCNIGTKYVCVDGPVFTYEQLRELPNEL, from the coding sequence ATGACCGAGAATCCGAAACAGTCGCCTCTGACGGCCAATCCCTATCTGCCGGAGATCGGCACGATCATCGAGACGATTCAGGAGACGCACAACATCAAGACCTTCCGGATCGTCCTGGGCAGTGAAGAGCGGATGCAAAACTTCCACTACGAGCCGGGTCAGGTGGGGCAGTTGTCCGTGTTCGGCATCGGCGAGTCCACCTTTGTGATCAACTCGCCGCCCACGCGCAAGGAGTACCTGCAGTTCAGCGTGATGCGCGCCGGTGAAGTGACCACCAAGCTGCATTCCCTGTCCAAGGGTGATCGGATCGGCGTACGCGCTCCGCTGGGCAATCACTTCCCCTACGAGTCCATGAAGGGCAAGGACGTCGTCTTCATCGGCGGCGGGATCGGCATGGCCCCGTTGCGCACCCTGCTACTGTTCATGCTGGACAACCGCGAGGACTACGGCAAGATCAGCGTGCTGTACGGCGCACGCAGCCCTCAGGACATGGCTTTCAGCTACGAACTGCCCGAATGGCTGGAGCGCAAGGACATGGAGACCGTGCTGACCATCGACCGAGAGGCCGAAGGCTGGGAGCACAAGGTCGGGCTGATCCCCAACGTGCTCCTGGAGATGGCCCCCAAGCCCAAGAAGGCCGTGGCCGTGACCTGCGGCCCGCCGATCATGATCAAGTTCACCCTTCAGGCCCTGAAGAAGCTGGGCTTCAAGGACGATCAGATCGTCACCACCCTGGAAAAGCGCATGAAGTGCGGCGTGGGCATCTGCGGACGCTGCAACATCGGCACGAAATACGTCTGCGTTGACGGGCCGGTGTTTACCTACGAACAGTTGCGTGAATTGCCCAATGAACTTTGA
- a CDS encoding ferritin-like domain-containing protein has product MAEFFQAAEIAEAAVTIEQQGQAFYISAAQAAKNPDVKDFFLYFAKEEARHEQIFQQLKDRLGKFELPAWSTTEEYGMYLKALIDSHSIFSPELQRRLAEATSENEAIRLAMGFEKDTILFFMEMKELVPDTEKKFVMQCIDEERSHLRQLSKMLT; this is encoded by the coding sequence ATGGCTGAATTTTTTCAGGCGGCCGAGATCGCCGAAGCCGCGGTGACCATCGAACAACAGGGGCAGGCCTTTTACATCAGCGCGGCCCAGGCCGCGAAGAACCCGGATGTGAAGGACTTCTTTCTGTATTTTGCCAAGGAAGAAGCCCGGCATGAACAGATTTTCCAGCAGCTCAAGGACCGGTTGGGCAAGTTCGAGCTGCCGGCCTGGAGCACGACGGAAGAGTATGGGATGTATTTGAAGGCCCTGATTGATTCCCACTCGATCTTTTCCCCGGAGCTGCAAAGACGGTTGGCCGAAGCCACTAGTGAAAACGAAGCCATTCGTCTGGCCATGGGCTTTGAAAAGGACACGATTCTGTTTTTCATGGAAATGAAGGAGCTGGTCCCGGACACTGAAAAGAAATTCGTGATGCAGTGCATTGACGAGGAACGCTCGCATCTGCGCCAGCTCTCGAAAATGCTGACGTAG
- a CDS encoding aldehyde ferredoxin oxidoreductase family protein encodes MDKILRIDVGAQGGPKATVEPVGDYAGMGGRGMTTMVVYKEVPADCHPLGPENKLVISPGLMSGSAASSSGRLSVGCKSPLTGTIKESNAGGTAAQALGRLGYAAVILEGERQGDDMYKVFIDDQGVKIEKANELKMLPNYELIDKLKPVYGEKVSVISIGTAGEMRFSNSSIAVTDPEFRPTRHCGRGGVGAVMGSKGIKCIVVDASNTKMRQPANPEGFKEANRKFVEGLKQHAVTGQGLPTYGTNVLTNVLNEAGGYPTYNFREGRYKHHQSLSGELQAENMKNREGGQPTHGCHRGCAIQCSGIYTDKDGNYMTKQPEYETVWSHGGNCGIDDLDVVAKLDYLDDNYGVDTIEMGVTIGVAMEAGVIEFGDGEGAINLVHEVGKGTPLGRILGAGAATTARCYGLEHAPVVKGQAMPAYDPRAVKGIGVTYATTTQGADHTAGYAVATNILKVGGDVDPLKPEGQAELSRNLQVATAALDATGYCLFIAFAILDQPETFNAMVDSINQMYGLNMTGDDVVALGQKILKMEREFNKKAGFGPEHDRLPRYFSREPLAPHNVVFDVSNEELDSVYNF; translated from the coding sequence ATGGACAAGATTTTACGCATTGATGTCGGCGCACAGGGCGGACCCAAGGCGACCGTGGAGCCGGTGGGCGACTACGCGGGTATGGGCGGTCGGGGCATGACCACCATGGTGGTGTACAAGGAAGTCCCGGCGGATTGTCATCCCTTGGGACCGGAAAACAAGCTGGTTATTTCCCCCGGCTTGATGAGCGGTTCGGCTGCCTCTTCCTCCGGCCGCCTTTCCGTGGGCTGCAAGAGCCCGTTAACCGGGACCATCAAGGAATCCAACGCCGGCGGCACCGCTGCCCAGGCCCTGGGACGTCTCGGCTACGCCGCGGTGATTCTGGAAGGCGAGCGCCAGGGCGACGACATGTACAAGGTGTTCATCGACGATCAGGGCGTGAAGATCGAGAAGGCCAACGAGCTGAAGATGTTGCCCAACTACGAGCTGATCGACAAACTGAAGCCCGTTTACGGGGAAAAGGTTTCCGTGATCTCCATCGGCACGGCTGGCGAGATGCGCTTTTCCAACTCCTCCATCGCCGTGACGGATCCGGAATTCCGGCCCACCCGGCACTGCGGACGCGGCGGCGTCGGCGCTGTCATGGGCTCCAAGGGCATCAAGTGCATCGTTGTGGACGCTTCCAACACCAAAATGCGTCAACCCGCAAATCCGGAAGGGTTCAAGGAAGCCAACCGCAAGTTCGTGGAAGGGCTGAAGCAGCACGCGGTCACCGGCCAGGGCCTGCCCACCTACGGCACCAACGTGCTGACCAACGTGCTCAACGAAGCCGGCGGCTATCCCACCTACAACTTCCGTGAAGGCCGCTACAAGCACCACCAGAGTCTGTCCGGCGAACTCCAGGCCGAGAACATGAAGAACCGCGAAGGCGGCCAGCCCACCCACGGCTGCCACCGCGGCTGCGCCATCCAGTGCTCCGGAATCTATACGGACAAGGACGGCAACTACATGACCAAGCAGCCGGAATACGAGACCGTCTGGTCCCACGGCGGCAACTGCGGCATCGACGATTTGGACGTGGTGGCCAAGCTGGACTACCTGGACGATAACTATGGGGTGGACACCATTGAAATGGGCGTGACCATCGGCGTGGCCATGGAAGCCGGAGTGATTGAGTTCGGCGACGGCGAAGGGGCCATCAATCTGGTCCACGAAGTGGGCAAGGGCACTCCGTTGGGTCGCATCCTGGGGGCGGGCGCCGCCACCACGGCCCGTTGCTACGGCCTGGAGCATGCTCCTGTCGTCAAGGGTCAGGCCATGCCGGCTTACGATCCTCGCGCGGTGAAGGGCATTGGGGTGACCTACGCCACCACGACTCAGGGAGCTGACCATACGGCAGGTTATGCCGTGGCCACGAACATTCTCAAGGTCGGCGGCGATGTCGATCCGCTCAAGCCTGAAGGCCAGGCCGAACTGTCCCGGAACCTGCAGGTGGCGACGGCGGCCTTGGACGCCACGGGCTACTGCCTGTTCATCGCCTTCGCCATTCTGGATCAGCCCGAGACCTTCAACGCCATGGTCGATTCCATCAACCAGATGTACGGCCTGAACATGACCGGCGACGACGTGGTCGCCCTGGGCCAGAAGATCCTGAAAATGGAGCGAGAATTCAACAAGAAGGCCGGTTTCGGTCCTGAGCATGACCGTCTGCCCCGGTACTTCTCCCGCGAGCCCCTCGCGCCCCACAATGTCGTGTTCGACGTGTCCAATGAAGAATTGGACAGCGTCTACAACTTCTAA
- a CDS encoding Fur family transcriptional regulator: MEKPLSSTNERLEQMIARLKERDFRLTPQRMAVLKILASSHGHPSVERIYEQVRRDFPTTSIATVYKTVALLRELGEVLELGFPDGSNRYDGSKPYPHPHVICIKCKTILDPKLNGLTDLTKEVSQETGFRVTTHRVDFFGVCRACQGAASGKETENIGS, from the coding sequence ATGGAGAAACCACTTTCGAGTACCAATGAACGCCTTGAGCAGATGATCGCACGGCTCAAGGAACGCGATTTTCGGCTGACCCCGCAGCGGATGGCCGTGCTCAAGATCTTGGCTTCCAGCCACGGACATCCATCGGTGGAACGGATTTACGAGCAGGTTCGCCGGGATTTTCCGACTACGAGCATTGCCACGGTTTACAAGACCGTGGCCCTGTTGCGAGAATTGGGCGAGGTGCTGGAATTGGGCTTTCCCGACGGCAGCAACCGCTACGACGGCAGCAAGCCGTATCCCCATCCCCATGTCATCTGCATTAAGTGCAAGACGATTCTGGACCCAAAGCTGAACGGTCTGACGGATCTGACTAAAGAGGTCAGCCAGGAAACCGGCTTTCGGGTCACCACGCATCGTGTGGATTTTTTCGGGGTCTGCCGGGCCTGTCAGGGGGCTGCATCCGGAAAAGAGACGGAAAACATCGGTTCGTAG
- the katG gene encoding catalase/peroxidase HPI, giving the protein MSETGKCPVTGKTHDHPAAKGTSNREWWPNQLDLDILHQHAPASNPLGPDFNYAEEFKKLDLDAVKKDLVALMTDSQEWWPADWGHYGGLMIRMAWHSAGTYRTADGRGGGGTGNQRFAPINSWPDNVNLDKARRLLWPIKKKYGNRISWADLMILAGNCALESMGFKTFGFGGGREDIWQPEEDIYWGSEAEWLGDKRYSGDRDLENPLAAVQMGLIYVNPEGPGGNPDPVASGRDVRETFARMGMNDEETVALTAGGHTFGKCHGAGDPSHVGPEPEAAPIEEQGFGWKSSFGSGKGGDTISSGIEGAWKPNPTRWDMGYLKVLFKYEWELVKSPAGANQWLAKDVEDEDMIVDAHDTTKKRRPMMTTADLSLRFDPIYEPIARRYLNDPEGFADAFARAWFKLTHRDMGPKARYLGPEVPAEDLIWQDPVPAVDHPLVDAKDVADLKAKVLASGLSVAELVSTAWASASTFRGSDKRGGANGARIRLTPQKDWAVNQPDRLAKVLGVLESIQSDFNAAQSDGKKVSLADLIVLAGCAGVETAAKAGGHAVEMPFSPGRTDASQDQTDQESFALLEPEADGFRNYQKKAYSVSAEEMLVDKAQLLTLSAPEMTVLVGGLRVLGVNVGGSAHGVFTDRPGALTNDFFTNLLDMGTVWKAMSETGDTFEGRDRKTGDLKWTGTRVDLIFGSNSRLRALAEVYAQNDAQEKFLRDFVAAWTKVMNLDRFDLT; this is encoded by the coding sequence ATGAGTGAAACAGGCAAATGTCCCGTTACGGGCAAGACGCATGACCACCCGGCCGCCAAAGGCACGTCGAATCGCGAATGGTGGCCCAATCAACTGGACCTGGACATTCTGCACCAGCACGCCCCTGCCTCCAACCCCTTGGGGCCGGATTTCAACTACGCCGAGGAGTTCAAGAAGCTCGACCTGGACGCGGTGAAAAAGGATCTCGTCGCCCTGATGACCGACTCCCAGGAGTGGTGGCCGGCGGACTGGGGCCATTACGGCGGGCTGATGATCCGCATGGCCTGGCACAGCGCGGGTACCTACCGCACCGCGGACGGACGCGGCGGGGGCGGAACCGGGAACCAGCGCTTCGCGCCCATCAACAGCTGGCCGGACAACGTCAATCTGGACAAGGCCCGACGATTGCTCTGGCCGATCAAGAAAAAATACGGCAACAGGATTTCTTGGGCCGACCTGATGATCCTGGCGGGCAACTGCGCGTTGGAATCCATGGGTTTCAAAACTTTTGGGTTCGGCGGCGGACGTGAGGACATCTGGCAACCGGAGGAGGATATCTACTGGGGCTCGGAGGCCGAATGGCTGGGCGACAAACGCTACAGCGGGGATCGGGACCTGGAGAATCCTCTGGCCGCGGTGCAGATGGGCCTGATTTACGTGAACCCCGAAGGCCCGGGCGGCAACCCGGACCCGGTGGCGTCGGGCCGCGACGTGCGGGAAACTTTTGCCCGCATGGGCATGAATGACGAAGAAACCGTCGCCTTGACCGCCGGCGGCCACACCTTTGGCAAATGCCACGGCGCGGGCGATCCGTCCCATGTCGGCCCGGAGCCCGAAGCCGCACCCATTGAGGAGCAGGGCTTCGGCTGGAAGAGCAGCTTCGGTAGCGGCAAGGGCGGCGATACGATCAGCAGCGGCATCGAGGGCGCCTGGAAGCCGAACCCGACCAGGTGGGACATGGGTTATCTGAAAGTGCTGTTCAAATACGAGTGGGAGCTGGTCAAGAGTCCGGCCGGCGCAAACCAGTGGCTGGCCAAGGACGTGGAAGACGAGGACATGATCGTGGACGCCCACGATACCACGAAGAAGCGCCGCCCCATGATGACTACGGCTGACCTGTCGCTGCGCTTCGACCCGATCTATGAGCCCATTGCCCGGCGCTACCTGAACGATCCGGAAGGCTTCGCGGATGCGTTCGCCAGGGCGTGGTTCAAGCTGACCCACCGGGACATGGGCCCCAAGGCCCGCTACCTCGGCCCGGAAGTCCCGGCCGAAGACCTGATCTGGCAGGACCCGGTCCCGGCTGTTGATCACCCCCTGGTCGACGCCAAGGACGTCGCCGACCTCAAGGCCAAGGTTCTAGCCTCCGGCCTGTCCGTGGCGGAACTGGTCTCCACGGCGTGGGCCTCGGCCTCCACCTTTCGGGGCTCGGACAAGCGCGGCGGGGCCAATGGCGCCCGGATTCGCCTGACGCCGCAAAAGGATTGGGCCGTGAACCAGCCGGACCGGTTGGCCAAGGTGCTGGGCGTGCTGGAATCCATCCAAAGCGACTTCAACGCCGCCCAATCCGACGGCAAGAAGGTCTCCCTGGCGGACCTGATCGTCCTGGCCGGATGCGCCGGTGTCGAGACCGCGGCCAAGGCCGGCGGACATGCTGTGGAGATGCCCTTTTCCCCAGGCCGTACGGACGCCTCGCAGGACCAGACCGATCAGGAATCCTTTGCTTTGCTGGAACCCGAAGCCGACGGCTTCCGCAACTATCAGAAAAAGGCCTATTCCGTATCCGCCGAGGAGATGCTGGTGGACAAGGCCCAGTTGCTGACCCTGAGCGCTCCGGAAATGACCGTGCTCGTCGGCGGGTTGCGGGTGCTGGGAGTCAACGTCGGCGGATCGGCCCACGGCGTGTTCACAGACCGGCCCGGAGCTCTGACCAACGACTTCTTCACCAATCTGCTGGACATGGGCACTGTGTGGAAAGCCATGTCCGAGACAGGAGACACCTTTGAAGGCCGAGACCGCAAGACCGGGGACCTGAAGTGGACCGGCACCCGCGTGGACCTGATCTTCGGCTCCAACTCGCGATTGCGCGCCCTGGCCGAAGTCTACGCCCAAAACGACGCTCAGGAGAAATTCCTGCGCGACTTCGTCGCGGCCTGGACCAAGGTCATGAACCTGGACCGCTTCGACCTGACTTGA